One genomic region from Euleptes europaea isolate rEulEur1 chromosome 6, rEulEur1.hap1, whole genome shotgun sequence encodes:
- the TMEM87A gene encoding transmembrane protein 87A isoform X2 — protein MARGAPAALYGMLRRPLCWGASLLGLQLLLVCPPGPAGAGQLSKWRLPAPVGKNLFNFGKILFNNTTIFLKFDGNDTACDPSQSYTVHWYLGYSNCYNEVFDFGDKQTERNFSEEIRGWSGHYAKSSLFFPNCSELFKPQIFYKEFLHPEDLLQGKPEDKRQNGTNQTSIADMPAMNAVMKTWKDGPYIFIVQIGVSPSKEASVKEKRMTSEGLPKVMATSDPQETLVTMIVEVKGPYEYLSLADYPLMIFFMVMCIVYVLFGVLWLAWSACYWRDLLRIQFWIGAVILLGMLEKAVFYAEFQNIRYKGESVQGAVILAELLSALKRSLARTLIIIVSLGYGIVKPRLGVTLHKVVVAGALYLLFSGMEGVLRVTGAQNDLASLAFIPLAFLDTALCWWIFISLTQTMKLLKLRRNVVKLSLYRHFTNTLILAIAASVVFIIWTTVKFRLVNCQSDWQELWVDDAIWRLLFSMILFVIMVLWRPSANNQRFAFSPLAEEDEDDEQKEPMLKESFEGMKMRSSKQELNGNPKVHKAVNDLKWVEENVPSSVTDVALPVLLDSDEERMITHFERSKME, from the exons ATGGCGCGGGGAGCCCCGGCGGCGCTCTATGGGATGCTGCGGCGGCCGCTCTGCTGGGGAGCCAGCCTGCTGGGCCTCCAGCTCCTGCTGGTGTGTCCGCCGGGCCCGGCCGGAGCCGGCCAGCTCTCCAAGTGGCGGCTGCCGGCGCCAGTG GGGAAGAATTTGTTTAATTTTGGAAAGATTCTCTTCAACAACACTACCATTTTCCTAAAGT ttGATGGCAATGATACAGCATGCGATCCTTCTCAAAGTTACACCGTCCACTGGTACTTGGGATATTCTAATTGCTATAATGAAGTCTTCGACTTTGGG GATAAGCAGACAGAGAGAAATTTTTCTGAAGAAATTCGAGGTTGGTCAGGACACTATGCTAAGTCTTCACTCTTCTTCCCGAACTGCTCCGAGCTCTTCAAACCACAG ATTTTCTATAAAGAATTTCTTCATCCAGAAGACCTCCTGCAAGGAAAACCagag GATAAAAGACAGAATGGAACGAACCAAACTTCTATAGCAGATATGCCA GCAATGAATGCTGTGATGAAAACCTGGAAAGATGGACCTTACATTTTTATTGTGCAAATAGGAGTTTCACCCTCGAAAGAGGCCAGTgtcaaagaaaaaagaatgacAAGTGAAGGGTTACCAAAAGTTATGGCTACCTCTGATCCACAAGAAACGCTTGTTACCA TGATTGTGGAAGTCAAGGGGCCATACGAGTACCTCTCTCTTGCAGATTATCCCCTTATGATT TTTTTCATGGTGATGTGTATAGTATATGTGTTATTTGGAGTTCTGTGGCTTGCCTGGTCAGCCTGCTACTGGCGAGACCTCCTGCGGATCCAGTTCTGGATTGGTGCAGTTATTTTACTGGGAATGTTGGAGAAAGCCGTTTTCTATGCAGAATTTCAGAATATCCGCTACAAAGGAGAATCTG TCCAGGGGGCAGTGATACTGGCTGAGCTGCTTTCGGCACTGAAACGTTCACTTGCTCGAACTCTTATTATCATAGTGAGCCTGGGATATGGGATAGTCAA ACCTCGTCTTGGCGTAACCCTGCACAAAGTAGTTGTGGCTGGAGCCCTCTATTTATTATTTTCTGGCATGGAAGGTGTCCTTAGAGTCACAGGG GCACAGAATGATCTTGCCTCCTTGGCCTTTATTCCACTGGCTTTCCTAGATACTGCCCTCTGCTGGTGGATAT TCATCAGTTTGACTCAGACAATGAAACTGCTAAAACTTCGGAGAAATGTTGTGAAGCTTTCTCTCTACCGACATTTCACCAACACTCTCATCTTGGCAATAGCAG CATCTGTTGTTTTTATCATCTGGACCACCGTGAAATTCAGGCTAGTAAATTGTCAGTCG GATTGGCAGGAGCTGTGGGTGGATGATGCCATCTGGCGGCTTTTGTTTTCAATGATTCTTTTTGTCATCATGGTTCTTTGGAGGCCATCAGCCAACAACCAGAG ATTTGCTTTTTCACCATTGGCTgaggaagatgaagatgatgaacaGAAGGAGCCAATGCTGAAAGAAAGCTTTG AAGGAATGAAAATGAGGAGTTCAAAACAAGAACTGAATGGAAATCCTAAAGTCCACAAAGCAGTAA aTGACTTGAAATGGGTAGAAGAGAATGTTCCTTCTTCAGTAACTGATGT CGCTCTCCCGGTGCTTCTGGATTCAGATGAG GAAAGAATGATCACACATTTTGAAAGATCAAAAATGGAGTGA
- the TMEM87A gene encoding transmembrane protein 87A isoform X1 has product MARGAPAALYGMLRRPLCWGASLLGLQLLLVCPPGPAGAGQLSKWRLPAPVGKNLFNFGKILFNNTTIFLKFDGNDTACDPSQSYTVHWYLGYSNCYNEVFDFGDKQTERNFSEEIRGWSGHYAKSSLFFPNCSELFKPQIFYKEFLHPEDLLQGKPEDKRQNGTNQTSIADMPAMNAVMKTWKDGPYIFIVQIGVSPSKEASVKEKRMTSEGLPKVMATSDPQETLVTMIVEVKGPYEYLSLADYPLMIFFMVMCIVYVLFGVLWLAWSACYWRDLLRIQFWIGAVILLGMLEKAVFYAEFQNIRYKGESVQGAVILAELLSALKRSLARTLIIIVSLGYGIVKPRLGVTLHKVVVAGALYLLFSGMEGVLRVTGAQNDLASLAFIPLAFLDTALCWWIFISLTQTMKLLKLRRNVVKLSLYRHFTNTLILAIAASVVFIIWTTVKFRLVNCQSDWQELWVDDAIWRLLFSMILFVIMVLWRPSANNQRFAFSPLAEEDEDDEQKEPMLKESFEGMKMRSSKQELNGNPKVHKAQEDDLKWVEENVPSSVTDVALPVLLDSDEERMITHFERSKME; this is encoded by the exons ATGGCGCGGGGAGCCCCGGCGGCGCTCTATGGGATGCTGCGGCGGCCGCTCTGCTGGGGAGCCAGCCTGCTGGGCCTCCAGCTCCTGCTGGTGTGTCCGCCGGGCCCGGCCGGAGCCGGCCAGCTCTCCAAGTGGCGGCTGCCGGCGCCAGTG GGGAAGAATTTGTTTAATTTTGGAAAGATTCTCTTCAACAACACTACCATTTTCCTAAAGT ttGATGGCAATGATACAGCATGCGATCCTTCTCAAAGTTACACCGTCCACTGGTACTTGGGATATTCTAATTGCTATAATGAAGTCTTCGACTTTGGG GATAAGCAGACAGAGAGAAATTTTTCTGAAGAAATTCGAGGTTGGTCAGGACACTATGCTAAGTCTTCACTCTTCTTCCCGAACTGCTCCGAGCTCTTCAAACCACAG ATTTTCTATAAAGAATTTCTTCATCCAGAAGACCTCCTGCAAGGAAAACCagag GATAAAAGACAGAATGGAACGAACCAAACTTCTATAGCAGATATGCCA GCAATGAATGCTGTGATGAAAACCTGGAAAGATGGACCTTACATTTTTATTGTGCAAATAGGAGTTTCACCCTCGAAAGAGGCCAGTgtcaaagaaaaaagaatgacAAGTGAAGGGTTACCAAAAGTTATGGCTACCTCTGATCCACAAGAAACGCTTGTTACCA TGATTGTGGAAGTCAAGGGGCCATACGAGTACCTCTCTCTTGCAGATTATCCCCTTATGATT TTTTTCATGGTGATGTGTATAGTATATGTGTTATTTGGAGTTCTGTGGCTTGCCTGGTCAGCCTGCTACTGGCGAGACCTCCTGCGGATCCAGTTCTGGATTGGTGCAGTTATTTTACTGGGAATGTTGGAGAAAGCCGTTTTCTATGCAGAATTTCAGAATATCCGCTACAAAGGAGAATCTG TCCAGGGGGCAGTGATACTGGCTGAGCTGCTTTCGGCACTGAAACGTTCACTTGCTCGAACTCTTATTATCATAGTGAGCCTGGGATATGGGATAGTCAA ACCTCGTCTTGGCGTAACCCTGCACAAAGTAGTTGTGGCTGGAGCCCTCTATTTATTATTTTCTGGCATGGAAGGTGTCCTTAGAGTCACAGGG GCACAGAATGATCTTGCCTCCTTGGCCTTTATTCCACTGGCTTTCCTAGATACTGCCCTCTGCTGGTGGATAT TCATCAGTTTGACTCAGACAATGAAACTGCTAAAACTTCGGAGAAATGTTGTGAAGCTTTCTCTCTACCGACATTTCACCAACACTCTCATCTTGGCAATAGCAG CATCTGTTGTTTTTATCATCTGGACCACCGTGAAATTCAGGCTAGTAAATTGTCAGTCG GATTGGCAGGAGCTGTGGGTGGATGATGCCATCTGGCGGCTTTTGTTTTCAATGATTCTTTTTGTCATCATGGTTCTTTGGAGGCCATCAGCCAACAACCAGAG ATTTGCTTTTTCACCATTGGCTgaggaagatgaagatgatgaacaGAAGGAGCCAATGCTGAAAGAAAGCTTTG AAGGAATGAAAATGAGGAGTTCAAAACAAGAACTGAATGGAAATCCTAAAGTCCACAAAGCA caagaagaTGACTTGAAATGGGTAGAAGAGAATGTTCCTTCTTCAGTAACTGATGT CGCTCTCCCGGTGCTTCTGGATTCAGATGAG GAAAGAATGATCACACATTTTGAAAGATCAAAAATGGAGTGA